The Jaculus jaculus isolate mJacJac1 chromosome 14, mJacJac1.mat.Y.cur, whole genome shotgun sequence nucleotide sequence aaaccaaaagtacataaataaacaaaaattaaaaattaaaagaagaaaaggatgacAGATgaagtgagaatgagagaaaggaagtaGGCAGTGAGCAACTGGGAAACGCTTGGCCATTCAAAGAGTCCCAGATGAGGTTAGTGATGGCTAATTGGAAGAGatgtcagggggctggagatatggcttagcagttaaggcgcttgcctgtgaagcccaaggacccaggtttgatgctccaggtcccatgtaagccagatgtacatggtggcacatgtatctgaagttcatttgcagtggctaaagggcatggcgtgcccattctctccctctctcaagtaaataaatacatgaaaataaaatcttaaaaaaaaaaaggggggctggagagatggcttagcggttaagcgcttgcctgtgaagcctaaggaccctggttcgaggctcggttccccaggtcccacgttagccagatgcacaagggggcgcacgcgtctggagttcgtttgcagaggctggaaaccctggcacgcccattctctctctctccctctatctgtctctctgtgtctgtcgctctcaaataaattaattaattaaaaaaatattaaaaaaaaaaagatgtcagggAATGGGGACAGAAAAACTGGGAACAAGgatataaaaaaaaagtgaaaatggggttggggaaatggcttagtgtttaaggtaattgcctgcaaagcctaaagaccctggttccatttcccaggacccatgtaagccagatacacaagggggcgcatgtgtccggagttcctttgcagtagctgaaagccctggcacacccattctctctctctctctctctctctctctctctgcttcgtcctctctctcatataaataaatagataatattttttaaatatgtgaaaatgggctggagagatggctcagcagttacagtgcttgcctgcagacccaaacagcccaagttcaattccctagtacccatgtaaaaccagatgcacaaagtagcacaagcatctggagtctgtttgcagtgattgcaggccctggcgtgcccatcctgtctgtctttctgcttgcaaataaataaataaaaatatcattaatagccaggtgtggtggcgcacacctttaatcccagcactcgggaggcagaggtaggaggatgtgagTTCTCAGGTGTgaaggcaccctgagaatacagagtgaattccatgtcagcctgggctagagtgagaccttacgtggtagtgcacgcctttaatctcagcatttgagaagccaaggtaggaagactgtcatgggttcaaggccacctacataagtgaattccaggtcagcctgggctacagtgaggggggggggcaagaggaagatgaagagaaggagaagaaggtggTGACACAACCTTTTATCCTAgcgtttgggaggctgaggcccaGCATTTGTGTTACCCCCTTCTCTGCCTGTAACCccatttgggaaactgaggcaggaggatcatgagtttcaggccaagcCCGGACTAAANNNNNNNNNNNNNNNNNNNNNNNNNNNNNNNNNNNNNNNNNNNNNNNNNNNNNNNNNNNNNNNNNNNNNNNNNNNNNNNNNNNNNNNNNNNNNNNNNNNNCCCCCCTCCCCCTCGCGGGCCGTAGCGCGCTGCGCTGAGCGGCGCCGCGGTGGGGACGCGCTGGACGAGTCCACTGCGCGGCCGCCGtagtgggggggggtgtgtgtggaaaGGAAGCGACGGTTCCCAATCCTTCCTGGAGGAAGGTCTGGTCTGCACTTCTGCGAGGGAGGTGGCGCCTTGGAGCGGCCTCAGCCTTGCCGGAGGGACGGGTCCATTGTTGCCCGGAGAGGTGGGCGTGGCCGGTccaccttcttcctccctccaccaccaccaccaccccctccctccctccctccccgggcCTGACCCCCGCACTCGCCCATCATCCCACCCAGGAGCCGCGCGGCGCAGACATGAGCCGGGAGGAGAATCCGGCCAGCAAGCCCACGCCCGTGCAGGACGCGCAGGGCGACGGGCGGTGGATGTCCCTGGTGAGCGATCGGGCCAGCGCCGCGGCCATCCGCCGACTCCCGCTGTTCGTCCCACTGCCTGGGAGGCTCGACCGAGCCATggcgggtgggggtggggggtggggctcTTGCTGTCTGGGATGGTTAATAGAGCCATATGGGAGGGGGAGGTCTTGCGGTCTGGGATGGGAAGGTTAACAGctatggtggtggggggggtcttGCTGCCTGGGATGGGAGGGTTAACAGAGCCATGGGGGGGGCGGTGTGCGGGATCTTGCTGCCTGGGGAATCAGGGCGCGGGGCCTGCATCATGCATGCTTGTTGAGAGTCCCCTCGTGTGCTGCCCGCAGCACCATCGGTTCGTGGCAGACAGCAAAGACAAGGAACCCGAAGTCGTCTTCATTGGGGACTCCTTGGTCCAGCTCATGCACCAGTGTGAGGTGAGGTCCATCCCTTTTCATATGGCACTTTGGGACCAGGACCCGGACAAGGTTGGTGGCCACCCAGGTGGCCTTGAGGGCACTGACCCTTGAGCCTCCGGGTAAATGCCCTATTCTGCTGAGGAGGAAGTGTTCACCCTGACTTACTTTGTCAGGTTGGGTCTGTGTACACGGGGACTCAAGGTGGGACTCTTCAAGATTGCCCAAGGTGAGGTTGTTTGTATGAGCAGAGCCCAGGCCCGTGGGGCTTGCACAAGGCTATAGTATACCTTTACAACTACTCGGTTGTGAAAGACTTGATCATCACATCTTTCCACTACGGGAAGTTTAGCCATAATGGCTTTTCCTCAAGCTGAGGTTCAGTTGTTTTGCTGTTGGCTGCGTGTAGGGCTCAAACAGGGTTTTCAAAAAGTGAGTTTAAACTTCTGTGGGATTTGATTTGAGGCTAATAGGTTTAACCATACTGGGATTTATTCCAAggtgagattttctttctttctcgtttttttttttggattttcaaggtagggtctcactctgggtccaggctgacctggaattaactctgtagtctcagggtggccttgaactcacggcgatcctcctacctctgcctcccgagtgctgggatgtaaggcgtacgccaccacgcccggcccaagatGAGATTTTTAACCAGAGTGCTTCCATAAAGCCAGGTTCTTCCACAGTGGCCTTCGGACAATGCCTGGCCAGTGGGTGGTGGTGGGCGCTGAGGGTGCCCTTGTGAAGCACGTCATTTCTTGTCCCCAGATCTGGAGGGAGCTCTTCTCTCCACTGCATGCACTTAACTTTGGCATCGGAGGTGACAGTACGCAGCATGTCCTGTGGCGGCTTGAAAACGGGGAGCTGGAACACATCCGGCCCAAGGTGAGCGGGGTGTGAAAAGcgacctttggggctggagagatggcttagcggttaagcgcttgcctgtgaagcctaaggaccccggttcgaggctcggttccccaggtcccacgtaagccagatgcacaagggggcgcacgcgtctggagttcgtttgcagaggctggaagccctggcgcgcccattctctctctctccccctcttatctgtctttctctgtctgtcgctctcaaataaataatttttttaaaaagtgaccttTGCCTGCCTCCTGACTGGCTGCTTTGTGCCCTTCTTCCCCCCCCAGATTGTGGTGGTCTGGGTGGGCACCAACAACCACGGCCATACAGCAGAGCAGGTGACCGGAGGCATCGAGGCCATCGTTCAGTTGGTGAACAAACTGCAGCCCCAGGCCCGGGTGGTGGTGCTGGTGAGTGTCTGAGACGGCTGGGGAGTGCTGGGTACGGTGCCACACACCTGTCAGCCCGCCATGTGGGAAGAGCTGAGGGCAGGGAGATCGAGCTTGAGTCTGGGGAACATCAGGTAGCCACAGCTGGCATGGTTCTGGGCACCTTGGCACAGTTAAGTGGCTTTCCAAAAGATTTTACTCCAACTATGAGAGTGGCTGTGTTAAGCGACCAGTTAGCCCAAGGAAATGCTAAGGGATATGGGTGgagttaaaaagttaaaaaaaaaaaaaaaaaaaaaactctaaccACTTCCAGGCTGGGGCGGGGCGGCGCACACCTTCAACCAGAGCcctggggaaggcagaggtaggagggat carries:
- the Pafah1b3 gene encoding platelet-activating factor acetylhydrolase IB subunit alpha1 isoform X1, with the translated sequence MSREENPASKPTPVQDAQGDGRWMSLHHRFVADSKDKEPEVVFIGDSLVQLMHQCEIWRELFSPLHALNFGIGGDSTQHVLWRLENGELEHIRPKIVVVWVGTNNHGHTAEQVTGGIEAIVQLVNKLQPQARVVVLGLLPRGQHPNPLREKNRRVNELVRAALAGHPRAHFLDADPGFVHSDGTISHHDMYDYLHLSRPGYTPVCRALHALLLRLLAQDQGQGAPVPEHVP
- the Pafah1b3 gene encoding platelet-activating factor acetylhydrolase IB subunit alpha1 isoform X2 — translated: MSREENPASKPTPVQDAQGDGRWMSLHHRFVADSKDKEPEVVFIGDSLVQLMHQCEIWRELFSPLHALNFGIGGDSTQHVLWRLENGELEHIRPKIVVVWVGTNNHGHTAEQVTGGIEAIVQLVNKLQPQARVVVLCPSSGLASKGPTP